The following is a genomic window from Planctomycetota bacterium.
TGAACGTGTGGGTTCGGGCGCCATGCCCCGGCGGGGCATGTTTCCGACAGGCTGAGTGGCACGGCCGGTCTTGTCCGGCCGTGCGGGAGTCACGGCGGGGCAAGGCCCGCCGTGCCACACGGGCAACATGCTTTCGCAACGGCGCGAAAGCATGGCACCCACAAATTCAACTGTGAGGGACTACTACGCGAGCGCCTTGGCGATGCGGCGGCGGTTGGGTTTCTTGATGAGGCCGCGCTCCGTGATGATTCCGGCGATCAGGTCCGCGGGCGTCACGTCGAACGCCGGGCAATAGACTTTTGATTCCGCCGGCGCTGTCCGCCGGCCGAAGCCTTCCGTCACTTCTTCCGCCCCCCGCTCCTCGATAGGAATCTCGTGGCCGGACTTGATGGAGAGGTCGAACGTGCTCGACGGAGCGGCGACGCAGAACGGAATGCCGTGGTGCTGCGCGAGGATCGCCAGGCCGTAGGTCCCGATCTTGTTGGCCACGTCGCCGTTCGCCGCGATCCGGTCCGCCCCGACGAGGACGAGGTCCACCTTTCCCTCGCGCATGACGACGGCGGCAGTGTTATCGCAGATAAGCGTCGCGTCGATGCCGGCCCGGCCGAGTTCCCACATCGTGAGGCGCGCCCCCTGAAGGAGCGGGCGCGTCTCGTCCACATAGACGCGGAACTTGCGCCCGGCTTCGTGGGCACGGTAGAGCGGCGCGAGGGCCGTCCCATATTCCGCCGTCGCCAGGCTCCCCGCGTTGCAGTGCGTCAGGACGCCGCAGCCCTCGGTGATGAGGTGCTGGCCGGCGTCGCCGATGGCGCGGCACATAGCGGCATCCTCGTCGCGGATGGCCTTGGCCTCGGCGAGGAGCGCTTCCTTGACGGCCTGGCCGCCTTCGCCGCGACGCTCCTCGGCGACGCGGCGCATCCGGTCGAGGGCCCAGAAGAGGTTGACGGCGGTCGGGCGGCTCGTGGCGAGATAGTCGCAAGTCTGGTTGATGCGGGCGAGGACCGCCTTTTCGTCGTCCGGCACGTCCTTGAGGCCGACGACGACGCCCATCGCCGCCGCCACGCCGATCGCGGGCGCCCCGCGGATGCGCAGCACCTTGATCGCCTCCCAGACCTCTTCGACCGTCCGAGGCGCGATTGTCTTGTACTCGGCGGGCAGAAGGGTCTGGTCGATGAGTTCCATGCGGCCTTCGAGGCCGCCGACCCAGCGGACCGTGGGCTCAGGCATCCGGCTTCCCCCCGTCGAGAGCCTCTGGGTCGAGCGATGGGTCGAACGACAGGTTCCGGTCCGCCTGGGCGACGCGATCCGCCAGGCGGGCCTTGTAGGCGACGAGTTTCTTGCGAAGCCCGGCATCGGCCAGGGCGAGAATCTGGGCGGCGAGGATGGCGGCGTTGACGGGACCGGCCTTGCCGATCGCGACCGTCGCCACCGGCACGCCGGCCGGCATCTGGACCGTCGAGAGCAGGCTGTCGATGCCCCCGACCGAACTCGTCTGGATGGGGATGCCGATGACCGGCAAGGGCGTCAGGCTCGCGAGAACGCCGGCCAGGTGGGCGGCCCCGCCCGCCGCCGCGATGAGGCACGCCAATCCCCGATCCGCCGCCGCCCGCGCGTACTCGTGGGCCGCGTCCGGCGTCCGGTGGGCCGAGATCACCCGGACCTCGTACGGGATGCCGAACTCGGCCAGCGTGTCGAGGCACGGCCGCATCGCCTCGGCGTCCGAGTCGCTGCCCATGACCACGCCCACCAGGGGGGAACCCTTCGCCTTTTCGCTCACGCGCGAACCTCCTTCACCAGTTCTACAACGCTATCTCAACGCAGAGATCGCAGAGAGCGCAGAGATAACCTCTTATTTCACAACCCCGGCGTGCCGGGGCACGGCACGCCCCGGCCCTGGCCGTGCACTGTTC
Proteins encoded in this region:
- the mtnA gene encoding S-methyl-5-thioribose-1-phosphate isomerase gives rise to the protein MPEPTVRWVGGLEGRMELIDQTLLPAEYKTIAPRTVEEVWEAIKVLRIRGAPAIGVAAAMGVVVGLKDVPDDEKAVLARINQTCDYLATSRPTAVNLFWALDRMRRVAEERRGEGGQAVKEALLAEAKAIRDEDAAMCRAIGDAGQHLITEGCGVLTHCNAGSLATAEYGTALAPLYRAHEAGRKFRVYVDETRPLLQGARLTMWELGRAGIDATLICDNTAAVVMREGKVDLVLVGADRIAANGDVANKIGTYGLAILAQHHGIPFCVAAPSSTFDLSIKSGHEIPIEERGAEEVTEGFGRRTAPAESKVYCPAFDVTPADLIAGIITERGLIKKPNRRRIAKALA
- the purE gene encoding 5-(carboxyamino)imidazole ribonucleotide mutase, encoding MGSDSDAEAMRPCLDTLAEFGIPYEVRVISAHRTPDAAHEYARAAADRGLACLIAAAGGAAHLAGVLASLTPLPVIGIPIQTSSVGGIDSLLSTVQMPAGVPVATVAIGKAGPVNAAILAAQILALADAGLRKKLVAYKARLADRVAQADRNLSFDPSLDPEALDGGKPDA